A single region of the Cronobacter condimenti 1330 genome encodes:
- the ilvD gene encoding dihydroxy-acid dehydratase, which translates to MPKYRSATTTHGRNMAGARALWRATGMTDADFGKPIIAVVNSFTQFVPGHVHLRDLGKLVAEQIEAAGGVAKEFNTIAVDDGIAMGHGGMLYSLPSRELIADSVEYMVNAHCADAMVCISNCDKITPGMLMASLRLNIPVIFVSGGPMEAGKTKLSDQIIKLDLVDAMIQGANPHVSDEQSDQVERSACPTCGSCSGMFTANSMNCLTEALGLSQPGNGSLLATHADRKDLFINAGKRIVSLTKRYYEQDDVSALPRNIASKAAFENAMTLDIAMGGSTNTVLHLLAAAQEAEIDFTMSDIDRLSRKVPQLCKVAPSTQKYHMEDVHRAGGVIGILGELDRAGLMNRDVNNVLGLTLPQTLEQYDVMLTQDSAVKEMFRAGPAGIRTTQAFSQSCRWDTLDDDRQEGCIRSLEHAYSQDGGLAVLYGNFAENGCIVKTAGVDEGSLVFRGPAKVYESQDDAVEAILGGKVVAGDVVVIRYEGPKGGPGMQEMLYPTSFLKSMGLGKACALITDGRFSGGTSGLSIGHVSPEAASGGNIALIEDGDMIAIDIPNRGIQLEVSDQQLAARREAQEARGADAWTPRNRERQVSFALRAYASLATSADKGAVRDKSKLGG; encoded by the coding sequence ATGCCTAAGTACCGTTCTGCCACTACCACGCACGGCCGCAATATGGCGGGTGCCCGCGCCTTATGGCGTGCCACGGGAATGACCGACGCCGATTTCGGCAAGCCCATTATCGCGGTTGTAAACTCTTTTACCCAGTTCGTGCCGGGACATGTTCATCTGCGCGATCTGGGCAAACTGGTTGCGGAGCAGATTGAGGCAGCCGGCGGCGTGGCGAAAGAGTTCAATACCATCGCGGTGGATGACGGCATCGCCATGGGACACGGCGGTATGCTTTATTCACTGCCGTCTCGCGAGCTGATTGCCGACTCGGTGGAATACATGGTGAACGCCCACTGCGCCGATGCAATGGTCTGCATTTCCAACTGCGACAAAATCACCCCAGGGATGCTGATGGCTTCTCTGCGTCTGAATATCCCGGTGATTTTTGTATCCGGCGGTCCGATGGAAGCCGGTAAAACCAAACTGTCTGATCAAATTATTAAGCTCGATCTGGTCGATGCCATGATTCAGGGCGCAAACCCACACGTGAGTGATGAACAGAGCGATCAGGTTGAACGCTCCGCCTGCCCCACCTGCGGTTCCTGTTCCGGCATGTTCACGGCTAACTCCATGAACTGTCTGACCGAGGCGCTGGGCCTGTCTCAGCCGGGCAATGGCTCGCTGCTGGCGACCCACGCTGACCGCAAAGATCTTTTTATCAATGCGGGTAAACGCATTGTGTCGCTCACCAAACGCTATTACGAACAGGATGACGTCAGTGCGCTGCCGCGTAACATCGCGAGCAAAGCGGCGTTTGAAAACGCCATGACGCTCGATATTGCTATGGGCGGCTCCACCAATACCGTTCTTCATTTGCTGGCAGCGGCGCAGGAGGCGGAAATTGACTTCACGATGAGCGACATCGACCGCCTTTCCCGTAAAGTGCCGCAGCTGTGTAAGGTGGCACCCAGTACTCAGAAATACCATATGGAAGATGTTCACCGCGCAGGCGGGGTTATCGGCATTCTCGGTGAACTGGATCGGGCAGGGCTGATGAATCGCGACGTCAATAACGTGCTTGGCCTGACGCTGCCACAGACGCTTGAGCAATATGACGTCATGCTCACCCAGGATAGCGCGGTGAAAGAGATGTTCCGCGCAGGCCCGGCCGGCATTCGCACCACGCAGGCATTTTCGCAATCCTGCCGCTGGGACACACTGGATGACGATCGTCAGGAAGGCTGTATTCGCTCGCTGGAACATGCGTACAGTCAGGATGGTGGCCTGGCCGTGCTGTACGGTAATTTCGCTGAAAATGGCTGTATCGTCAAAACGGCTGGGGTGGATGAAGGCAGTCTGGTCTTCCGCGGCCCGGCCAAGGTTTATGAAAGCCAGGACGACGCGGTAGAAGCCATTCTCGGCGGTAAAGTGGTCGCAGGTGATGTCGTGGTTATCCGCTACGAAGGGCCGAAAGGCGGGCCGGGGATGCAAGAAATGCTCTACCCGACCAGCTTCCTGAAATCGATGGGGCTTGGTAAAGCGTGCGCGCTTATCACGGATGGCCGTTTTTCCGGCGGTACATCCGGGCTTTCGATTGGCCACGTTTCGCCAGAGGCAGCCAGCGGTGGCAATATCGCATTGATTGAAGACGGCGACATGATTGCTATTGATATCCCGAATCGAGGTATTCAGCTGGAGGTCAGCGATCAGCAGCTTGCTGCGCGCCGTGAAGCCCAGGAAGCACGCGGGGCCGATGCCTGGACGCCGCGTAACCGTGAGCGTCAGGTTTCTTTCGCGCTGCGTGCTTATGCAAGCCTCGCCACTAGCGCCGATAAGGGCGCCGTACGCGATAAATCGAAGCTGGGAGGCTAA
- the ilvL gene encoding ilv operon leader peptide, with amino-acid sequence MTTLLLVISLVVISVVVIINPPCGAALGRRKA; translated from the coding sequence ATGACAACCCTTCTACTAGTGATTAGCCTGGTCGTGATTAGCGTGGTGGTGATTATTAACCCACCGTGCGGGGCTGCACTCGGAAGAAGAAAGGCTTAG
- the ilvA gene encoding threonine ammonia-lyase, biosynthetic codes for MAESQSLSAAPCGAEYLRAVLRAPVYEVAQVTPLQKMEKLSARLDNVILVKREDRQPVHSFKLRGAYAMMANLTEQQKARGVITASAGNHAQGVALSSSRLGMKSLIVMPVTTADIKVDAVRGFGGEVLLHGANFDEAKAHAIALSQQQGFTYVPPFDHPAVIAGQGTLALELLQQDAHIDRVFVPVGGGGLAAGVAVLIKQLMPQIKVIAVEAADSACLKAALEAGHPVDLPRVGLFAEGVAVKRIGDETFRVCQEYLDDIITVDSDAICAAMKDLFEDVRAVAEPSGALALAGMKKYVAQHNIRGERLAHVLSGANVNFHGLRYVSERCELGEQREALLAVTIPEEKGSFLKFCQLLGGRAVTEFNYRFADAQDACIFVGVRISRGLEERHEIIAQLTGDGYGVVDLSDDEMAKLHVRYMVGGRPSRPLRERLYSFEFPEAPGALLRFLHTLGTHWNISLFHYRSHGTDYGRVLAAFELGEHEPDFETRLNELGYECHDETGNPAFRFFLAG; via the coding sequence ATGGCCGAGTCGCAATCCCTGTCCGCCGCCCCCTGTGGGGCGGAATATCTGCGGGCCGTACTGCGCGCGCCAGTCTACGAGGTGGCGCAGGTGACGCCGCTTCAGAAGATGGAAAAACTGTCGGCACGGCTTGATAACGTCATCCTCGTAAAGCGTGAAGACAGACAACCTGTGCACAGCTTTAAGCTACGCGGTGCGTACGCGATGATGGCGAATCTCACGGAACAGCAGAAAGCACGGGGTGTTATTACGGCTTCCGCGGGCAACCATGCGCAGGGCGTAGCGCTCTCCTCATCCCGGCTGGGCATGAAATCGCTCATTGTGATGCCGGTGACGACAGCAGATATCAAAGTGGATGCGGTGCGCGGCTTTGGTGGTGAAGTGCTGCTTCACGGTGCCAATTTCGACGAGGCGAAAGCACATGCCATTGCGCTTTCGCAGCAACAAGGCTTTACCTATGTGCCGCCCTTCGACCATCCGGCCGTCATTGCGGGCCAGGGCACGCTGGCGCTGGAGCTGCTTCAGCAGGACGCGCATATCGATCGTGTGTTTGTGCCGGTGGGCGGTGGCGGGTTGGCTGCGGGTGTCGCGGTATTGATCAAGCAATTGATGCCGCAGATCAAAGTGATCGCCGTCGAAGCAGCCGATTCCGCCTGCCTTAAAGCGGCGCTGGAGGCTGGTCATCCTGTCGATTTACCGCGCGTAGGGCTGTTTGCTGAAGGGGTGGCGGTTAAACGTATCGGCGATGAGACGTTCCGTGTCTGCCAGGAGTATCTCGACGACATCATCACCGTAGACAGTGATGCTATTTGCGCGGCCATGAAAGATCTCTTTGAGGATGTTCGCGCGGTGGCGGAGCCATCTGGCGCGCTGGCGCTGGCGGGCATGAAAAAGTATGTGGCGCAGCATAATATTCGCGGCGAGCGCCTGGCGCATGTGCTGTCTGGCGCTAATGTCAATTTCCACGGTCTGCGCTATGTGTCCGAGCGCTGTGAGCTGGGTGAGCAGCGCGAAGCACTGCTGGCCGTGACGATCCCGGAAGAAAAAGGCAGCTTTCTGAAGTTTTGTCAGCTGTTGGGCGGGCGTGCAGTCACGGAGTTTAACTACCGTTTTGCCGATGCCCAGGATGCCTGCATCTTTGTCGGCGTGCGGATAAGCCGCGGGCTGGAAGAGCGTCATGAAATCATCGCGCAGTTAACCGGCGACGGCTACGGTGTGGTGGATCTCTCTGATGATGAAATGGCGAAATTGCATGTGCGCTACATGGTCGGCGGACGGCCCTCAAGACCGCTGCGCGAGCGGCTCTACAGCTTCGAGTTTCCGGAGGCGCCAGGCGCGCTGTTGCGCTTTCTGCACACGCTGGGTACACACTGGAATATCTCGCTGTTCCACTACCGCAGCCATGGAACGGATTACGGGCGTGTCCTGGCAGCCTTTGAGCTTGGCGAACATGAACCGGATTTCGAAACCCGGCTCAACGAACTTGGCTACGAATGCCATGATGAGACCGGCAACCCGGCGTTCCGGTTCTTCCTTGCAGGCTAG
- the ilvM gene encoding acetolactate synthase 2 small subunit — protein sequence MMQHQLAVQARFRPETLERVLRVVRHRGFQICAMNMNMAAGANAENINIELTVASPRPVELLFSQLSKLVDVACVEIQQPTSQQIRA from the coding sequence ATGATGCAACATCAACTCGCCGTACAGGCTCGCTTTCGCCCGGAAACCCTGGAACGTGTGCTGCGCGTGGTGCGTCACCGTGGTTTTCAAATTTGCGCCATGAATATGAATATGGCGGCCGGCGCTAATGCGGAAAATATAAATATTGAGCTGACCGTTGCCAGCCCTCGTCCAGTCGAATTACTGTTTAGTCAATTAAGCAAGCTGGTCGATGTCGCCTGTGTCGAGATTCAGCAACCTACATCACAACAAATCCGCGCCTGA
- the ilvY gene encoding HTH-type transcriptional activator IlvY, which yields MAFYATRNQGDAAVDLRDLKMFLHLAESRHFGRSARAMHVSPSTLSRQIQRLEEDLAQPLFIRDNRTVTLTEAGEALRQFAQQTLLQYQQLRHAIDQQGPALSGELHLFCSVTAAYSHLPPILDRFRAEHPSVEIKLTTGDAADAVEKVNSGEADLAIAGKPEILPAAVAFSMLENLSVVLIAPALPCPVRAQVTASEPDWTQVPFIMPDQGPVRRRIELWFRRHKISNPFIYATVAGHEAMVSMVALGCGVALIPEVVLENSPEPVRNRVLILERSDEKTPFELGVCVQKKRLHEPLVEAFWKLLPGYR from the coding sequence ATTGCGTTTTATGCAACAAGAAATCAAGGAGATGCCGCTGTGGATCTGCGCGATCTGAAAATGTTTCTGCATCTGGCGGAAAGCCGTCATTTTGGCCGCAGCGCGCGCGCCATGCATGTAAGCCCCTCCACGCTTTCGCGCCAGATCCAGCGGCTGGAAGAGGATCTGGCTCAGCCGCTTTTTATACGCGATAACCGCACCGTCACGCTGACAGAAGCGGGCGAAGCGCTACGCCAGTTTGCTCAACAGACGTTATTGCAATACCAACAGCTGCGCCATGCAATTGACCAACAGGGGCCTGCGCTCTCCGGCGAGTTACATCTGTTTTGCTCTGTAACGGCGGCTTACAGTCATCTGCCGCCGATCCTCGATCGCTTCCGCGCCGAACACCCGTCAGTAGAAATTAAGCTGACCACTGGCGACGCCGCCGACGCGGTAGAAAAGGTCAATTCCGGAGAGGCCGATCTTGCCATCGCGGGCAAACCAGAAATCCTGCCTGCCGCCGTCGCGTTTTCGATGCTGGAAAACCTCAGCGTGGTGCTGATTGCGCCTGCCCTGCCCTGCCCGGTACGCGCGCAGGTAACCGCCTCAGAGCCAGACTGGACGCAGGTGCCGTTCATCATGCCGGACCAGGGGCCGGTCCGGCGACGCATTGAGCTGTGGTTTCGTCGCCATAAAATCAGTAACCCATTTATTTATGCGACGGTGGCGGGTCATGAGGCGATGGTATCGATGGTCGCGCTGGGCTGCGGCGTAGCGCTGATCCCGGAAGTGGTGCTCGAAAATAGCCCCGAACCAGTGCGCAACCGCGTGCTGATTCTGGAGCGCAGCGATGAAAAAACGCCGTTTGAACTCGGCGTTTGTGTACAAAAAAAGCGGCTGCATGAGCCGCTTGTTGAAGCCTTCTGGAAACTGCTACCGGGCTACCGCTAG
- the ppiC gene encoding peptidylprolyl isomerase PpiC — translation MAKTAAALHILVKEEKLALDLLEQIKNGGDFEKLAKKHSICPSGKKGGHLGEFRQGQMVPAFDKVVFSCPVLEPTGPLHTQFGYHIIKVLYRN, via the coding sequence ATGGCAAAAACAGCAGCAGCACTGCATATCCTTGTTAAAGAAGAAAAACTGGCACTGGATCTGCTGGAACAAATTAAAAATGGCGGCGATTTTGAGAAGCTTGCCAAGAAGCACTCCATTTGCCCGTCGGGCAAAAAAGGCGGTCATTTAGGCGAATTCCGTCAGGGTCAGATGGTGCCGGCATTCGATAAAGTCGTGTTCTCCTGTCCGGTACTGGAGCCGACCGGCCCGCTGCACACCCAGTTCGGTTACCACATTATTAAAGTGCTCTACCGCAACTAA
- a CDS encoding YifB family Mg chelatase-like AAA ATPase produces the protein MSLSVIHTRAALGVKAPLVTVEVHISAGLPGLTIVGLPETTVKEARDRVRSALINSGYEFPARKITINLAPADLPKEGGRYDLPIAIALLAASEQLSALRLEEYEFVGELALTGALRGVPGAISAAMEALRCKRKIIVAHDNTSEVGLINKEGCFVARHLQEVCAFLEGKLMLEQALPSEEQFKGPAGDLSEVIGQPQGKRALELTAAGGHNLLFIGPPGTGKTMLASRLNGLLPPLSNQEALESAAILSLVNPVSLHNQWRQRPFRAPHHSASLNAMVGGGAIPAPGEISLAHNGVLFLDELPEFERRVLDALREPIESGHIHLSRTRAKLTYPARFQLIAAMNPSPTGHYKGSHNRCSPEQTLRYLGRLSGPFLDRFDISLEIPLPPPGMLSQAGKSGENSAQVRERVIQSRARQIARQGKLNAMLDNKEIQQFCTLSAEDAQWLESALIKLGLSVRAWQRLLKVARTIADSEQKEEISRAHLQEALGYRAIDRMLAHLQSLMA, from the coding sequence ATGTCGTTGTCTGTTATCCATACCCGTGCGGCGCTAGGGGTGAAAGCGCCACTTGTTACGGTCGAAGTGCATATCAGTGCTGGCCTGCCTGGACTGACTATAGTTGGTCTGCCTGAAACGACAGTAAAAGAAGCAAGAGACCGCGTTCGCAGTGCGTTAATCAATAGCGGGTATGAATTTCCGGCCAGGAAAATCACAATTAACCTGGCACCGGCTGATCTGCCTAAGGAAGGGGGACGATATGATTTACCAATCGCTATCGCGCTTCTCGCTGCCTCTGAGCAGCTTAGCGCTTTACGGCTTGAGGAATATGAATTCGTGGGTGAACTTGCCCTAACGGGCGCGCTGAGGGGCGTGCCGGGCGCAATATCAGCAGCGATGGAAGCGCTGAGATGTAAAAGGAAGATTATCGTCGCACACGATAATACTTCAGAAGTAGGGTTGATCAATAAAGAGGGCTGTTTTGTTGCTCGTCACTTACAAGAGGTGTGCGCTTTTCTGGAAGGCAAACTGATGCTGGAACAAGCGCTGCCTTCAGAAGAGCAGTTTAAAGGACCCGCAGGTGATCTCAGTGAAGTTATCGGTCAGCCACAGGGTAAACGTGCGCTTGAGCTAACCGCAGCAGGGGGTCATAACTTGCTGTTTATAGGTCCTCCGGGCACTGGCAAGACTATGCTGGCGAGCAGACTTAACGGATTACTGCCGCCTCTGAGCAATCAGGAGGCACTGGAGAGCGCGGCGATACTTAGCCTGGTCAATCCCGTCTCTTTACATAACCAATGGCGCCAGCGACCTTTCAGAGCCCCTCACCATAGCGCCTCCCTGAATGCAATGGTCGGTGGTGGGGCTATACCCGCGCCTGGGGAGATATCACTCGCCCATAATGGCGTACTTTTTTTAGATGAATTGCCTGAATTCGAACGCCGTGTGCTGGATGCCCTTCGTGAACCTATAGAATCAGGCCACATTCACCTTTCTCGTACCCGCGCCAAGCTAACTTACCCGGCACGCTTTCAACTTATTGCCGCCATGAACCCCAGCCCGACAGGACACTATAAGGGAAGTCATAACCGCTGTTCTCCGGAACAAACGCTACGTTACCTCGGGCGCCTTTCAGGGCCTTTCCTCGACAGGTTTGATATCTCCCTGGAGATCCCCCTGCCCCCTCCCGGAATGCTTAGCCAGGCAGGAAAATCCGGCGAAAATAGCGCGCAGGTACGTGAGCGCGTTATTCAAAGCAGAGCACGGCAGATTGCAAGACAAGGAAAGCTTAATGCAATGCTGGACAATAAAGAGATACAGCAATTTTGTACGCTTAGCGCTGAAGACGCGCAATGGCTTGAGTCCGCGTTAATCAAGCTAGGGCTTTCTGTGCGTGCATGGCAGCGTTTATTGAAAGTAGCACGCACCATTGCGGACAGTGAGCAGAAAGAAGAGATTAGTCGTGCACATCTGCAAGAGGCGTTGGGCTATCGAGCAATAGATAGAATGCTGGCGCACCTGCAAAGTCTCATGGCATGA
- a CDS encoding branched-chain amino acid transaminase translates to MTTKKADYIWFNGEMVPWGEAKVHVMSHALHYGTSVFEGIRCYDSHKGPVVFRHREHMQRLHDSAKIYRFPVSQSVDELMEACRQVIRENKLTSAYIRPLVFVGDVGMGVNPPPGYTTDVIIAAFPWGAYLGAEALDQGIDAMVSSWNRAAPNTIPTAAKAGGNYLSSLLVGSEARRHGYQEGIALDVNGYISEGAGENLFEVKDGVIFTPPFTSSALPGITRDAIIKLAKDMGIEVREQVLSRESLYLADEVFMSGTAAEITPVRSVDGIQVGEGRCGPVTKRVQQAFFGLFTGETEDKWGWLDQVNP, encoded by the coding sequence ATGACGACGAAAAAAGCTGATTACATTTGGTTCAACGGCGAAATGGTTCCATGGGGCGAGGCGAAGGTACACGTCATGTCACATGCGTTGCACTACGGTACATCAGTCTTTGAAGGGATCCGCTGCTACGATTCGCACAAAGGGCCGGTCGTGTTCCGCCATCGTGAACATATGCAACGTCTGCATGATTCCGCCAAAATTTACCGTTTCCCGGTGAGCCAGTCTGTGGACGAATTAATGGAAGCCTGCCGTCAGGTGATCCGCGAAAATAAACTCACCAGCGCGTACATCCGTCCGCTGGTGTTTGTCGGTGATGTGGGCATGGGCGTGAACCCGCCTCCAGGTTACACCACCGATGTCATCATCGCAGCGTTCCCGTGGGGCGCGTACCTGGGCGCTGAAGCGCTGGATCAGGGTATCGACGCCATGGTTTCCTCCTGGAACCGCGCGGCACCGAACACGATTCCTACCGCAGCAAAAGCAGGCGGCAACTATCTTTCCTCTCTGCTGGTCGGCAGTGAAGCGCGCCGTCATGGTTATCAGGAAGGTATCGCGCTGGATGTCAACGGTTATATCTCCGAAGGCGCTGGCGAAAACCTGTTTGAAGTAAAAGACGGGGTCATCTTCACTCCGCCATTCACCTCTTCCGCGCTGCCGGGTATTACCCGTGACGCGATCATCAAGCTTGCCAAAGATATGGGCATTGAAGTCCGTGAACAGGTGCTGTCCCGTGAGTCACTGTACCTGGCAGATGAAGTCTTTATGTCTGGTACGGCTGCGGAAATCACGCCGGTACGTAGCGTTGATGGTATTCAGGTTGGCGAAGGTCGCTGCGGCCCGGTCACCAAGCGCGTTCAGCAGGCATTCTTTGGCCTGTTTACCGGCGAGACCGAAGATAAGTGGGGCTGGTTGGATCAAGTTAACCCTTAA
- the ilvC gene encoding ketol-acid reductoisomerase has translation MANYFNTLNLRQQLAQLGKCRFMARDEFADEAGYLKGKKVVIVGCGAQGLNQGLNMRDSGLDVSYALRKEAIAEKRASWRKATENGFQVGTYEDLIPQADLVVNLTPDKQHSDVVRAVQPLMKDGAALGYSHGFNIVEVGEQIRKDITVVMVAPKCPGTEVREEYKRGFGVPTLIAVHPENDPKGEGMAIAKAWAAATGGHRAGVLESSFVAEVKSDLMGEQTILCGMLQAGSLLCFDKLVEEGTDPAYAEKLIQFGWETITEALKQGGITLMMDRLSNPAKLRAYALSEQLKTIMAPLFQKHMDDIISGEFSSGMMADWANDDKKLLTWREETGKTAFENAPQFEGKISEQEYFDNGVLMIAMVKAGVELAFETMVDAGIIEESAYYESLHELPLIANTIARKRLYEMNVVISDTAEYGNYLFANAAVPLLKEFMTTLQPGDLGNAIKGSAVDNAQLRDVNDAIRSHEIEKVGQKLRGYMTDMKRIAVAG, from the coding sequence ATGGCTAACTACTTCAACACTTTGAACTTGCGCCAGCAGCTGGCGCAGCTGGGTAAATGCCGCTTCATGGCGCGCGATGAATTCGCCGACGAGGCCGGTTACCTCAAAGGGAAAAAAGTAGTCATCGTGGGTTGCGGCGCTCAGGGCCTCAACCAGGGCCTGAACATGCGTGATTCCGGGCTGGACGTTTCCTATGCCCTGCGTAAAGAAGCCATCGCTGAGAAGCGCGCCTCCTGGCGTAAGGCCACAGAAAACGGTTTTCAGGTCGGCACGTATGAAGATCTTATCCCACAAGCGGATCTGGTCGTTAACCTGACGCCAGACAAACAGCACTCTGATGTAGTGCGCGCCGTACAGCCGCTGATGAAAGACGGCGCCGCGCTGGGCTATTCCCACGGTTTTAACATTGTCGAAGTGGGCGAGCAGATCCGTAAAGACATTACCGTTGTGATGGTAGCGCCGAAGTGCCCGGGTACTGAAGTGCGTGAAGAATACAAACGCGGTTTCGGTGTGCCGACGCTTATCGCCGTTCACCCGGAAAACGATCCGAAAGGCGAAGGTATGGCGATTGCCAAAGCGTGGGCAGCGGCGACCGGCGGTCATCGCGCAGGCGTGCTGGAATCATCTTTTGTCGCTGAAGTGAAATCGGACCTGATGGGCGAGCAGACCATTCTTTGCGGCATGTTGCAGGCAGGTTCTCTGCTGTGCTTTGACAAGCTGGTGGAAGAAGGCACTGACCCGGCCTATGCCGAAAAACTGATTCAGTTCGGCTGGGAAACCATCACCGAAGCGCTGAAGCAGGGCGGTATCACGCTAATGATGGATCGTCTGTCCAACCCGGCGAAACTGCGTGCTTATGCACTGTCTGAGCAGCTGAAAACCATCATGGCGCCGCTGTTCCAGAAACACATGGACGACATTATTTCCGGTGAATTCTCCTCCGGTATGATGGCGGACTGGGCGAACGACGATAAAAAGCTGCTGACATGGCGTGAAGAGACCGGCAAAACCGCGTTTGAAAACGCGCCGCAGTTTGAAGGCAAAATCAGCGAGCAGGAATATTTCGATAACGGCGTGCTGATGATAGCGATGGTCAAAGCAGGCGTTGAGCTGGCATTCGAAACGATGGTAGATGCAGGCATCATCGAGGAATCCGCTTACTATGAATCGCTGCACGAGCTGCCGCTTATCGCAAACACAATCGCCCGTAAGCGTCTGTATGAAATGAACGTGGTTATCTCGGACACCGCAGAATATGGCAACTATCTGTTCGCCAATGCTGCCGTACCGCTGCTGAAAGAATTTATGACCACGCTGCAGCCAGGCGATCTGGGTAACGCCATTAAGGGTTCCGCCGTTGATAACGCGCAGTTGCGTGACGTGAATGACGCAATTCGCAGCCACGAGATCGAAAAAGTGGGCCAGAAACTGCGCGGTTATATGACCGATATGAAGCGTATCGCGGTCGCCGGCTGA
- the ilvG gene encoding acetolactate synthase 2 catalytic subunit, translated as MNGAQWVVHALRAQGVDTAFGYPGGAIMPVYDALYDGGVEHLLCRHEQGAAMAAIGYARATGKTGVCIATSGPGATNLITGLADALLDSVPVVAITGQVAAPLIGTDAFQEVDVLGLSLACTKHSFLVESLEELPEIMAHAFHLACSGRPGPVLIDIPKDIQLASAELEPWLSSVEDTFVLPHAELEKARTLLSQAEKPMLYVGGGVGMAQAVPALREFMAQTQIPCTVTLKGLGAVEASYPWYLGMLGMHGTKAANLAVQECDLLIAVGARFDDRVTGKLNTFAPHAKVIHMDIDPAELNKLRQAHVALPGDLNALLPALQRPMAIDPWREHVAQMRREHEWCYSHPGEGIFAPLLLKQLSDRKPANSVVTTDVGQHQMWTAQHMSFNRPENFITSSGLGTMGFGLPAAVGAQVARPEDTVICVTGDGSFMMNIQELGTVKRKQLPLKIVLLDNQRLGMVRQWQQLFFSERYSETNLSDNPDFLTLASAFGIAGQRITRKDQVEAALETMLNSEGPYLLHVSIDEAENVWPLVPPGASNSQMLEKTS; from the coding sequence ATGAATGGTGCACAGTGGGTGGTACATGCTTTGCGAGCTCAGGGAGTGGATACGGCATTTGGCTATCCGGGCGGAGCAATTATGCCGGTTTACGATGCGTTATATGACGGCGGCGTGGAACACCTACTGTGTCGGCACGAACAAGGCGCAGCAATGGCAGCCATAGGTTATGCCCGCGCAACAGGTAAAACAGGCGTTTGTATCGCGACTTCCGGACCGGGCGCGACCAATCTCATCACGGGGCTGGCGGATGCGCTACTGGACTCAGTGCCTGTGGTTGCTATTACAGGTCAGGTAGCCGCGCCGCTTATCGGCACGGACGCTTTTCAGGAAGTGGATGTCCTCGGTTTATCGCTTGCGTGCACCAAGCACAGTTTTCTTGTGGAATCGTTAGAAGAGCTGCCGGAAATTATGGCCCATGCTTTTCACCTGGCATGCTCAGGCCGTCCAGGGCCGGTATTAATCGATATTCCTAAAGATATCCAGCTGGCCAGTGCGGAGCTCGAACCGTGGCTTTCAAGCGTTGAAGATACGTTTGTTCTTCCTCATGCGGAGCTGGAGAAAGCCCGCACATTGCTGAGCCAGGCAGAAAAACCGATGCTCTATGTGGGCGGCGGTGTGGGGATGGCGCAGGCGGTACCCGCGCTGCGTGAATTCATGGCACAAACGCAAATCCCTTGCACGGTTACGCTTAAAGGCCTCGGTGCGGTAGAAGCAAGCTACCCCTGGTACCTTGGCATGCTGGGTATGCACGGCACCAAAGCTGCAAACCTGGCGGTGCAGGAGTGCGATTTACTGATAGCGGTTGGTGCCCGCTTTGATGATCGTGTGACAGGCAAACTCAACACTTTTGCTCCGCATGCCAAAGTTATCCATATGGATATCGATCCGGCGGAACTGAACAAGCTGCGCCAGGCGCATGTCGCGCTGCCGGGCGATCTCAATGCCTTGCTCCCTGCATTACAACGCCCAATGGCCATCGACCCATGGCGCGAGCATGTCGCGCAGATGCGTCGTGAACATGAATGGTGTTATTCGCATCCCGGAGAAGGCATTTTCGCGCCGCTGTTGTTAAAACAACTTTCAGATCGCAAGCCAGCAAACAGTGTCGTTACGACCGATGTAGGCCAGCATCAGATGTGGACGGCGCAGCATATGAGCTTTAACCGCCCTGAGAACTTCATTACTTCAAGCGGCCTCGGCACGATGGGCTTTGGGCTTCCGGCGGCGGTAGGCGCTCAAGTGGCGCGTCCGGAGGATACCGTTATCTGCGTGACTGGCGACGGCTCGTTCATGATGAATATTCAGGAACTGGGCACCGTGAAGCGTAAGCAATTGCCATTGAAAATCGTATTGCTGGATAACCAGCGTCTTGGCATGGTGCGTCAGTGGCAGCAACTTTTTTTCTCTGAGCGCTATAGCGAAACGAATCTTTCCGATAACCCCGATTTTCTGACGCTGGCCAGTGCCTTCGGCATTGCCGGTCAACGCATCACCCGTAAAGACCAGGTGGAAGCGGCGCTGGAGACCATGCTGAACAGCGAAGGTCCATATCTGCTGCACGTTTCAATCGACGAAGCCGAAAATGTCTGGCCTCTGGTGCCTCCGGGCGCCAGCAACTCACAAATGCTGGAGAAAACATCATGA